In the genome of Odontesthes bonariensis isolate fOdoBon6 chromosome 20, fOdoBon6.hap1, whole genome shotgun sequence, the window ctgctgcagctgccacttaagaccgtggtgaagttggtttgatattgctttggaaaaaaaagacaccttatttccttattgtgaatatctgtcgaatatccaatatcaagacaacttcaccacggtcttaagtggcagctgcagcagacacatttccggaaaggtactgggttgattaaattaattctggactctatatccgaccacatgaagacctcgggacacttctgtttggctttagggaccctctactcactaccacgtaagtgttatgttgtttggagctgtagaagaggtataaaaatagcgttttgtagcggtgacatgatttgccccattcacttccaggctaacgacttttggctaaaaacggtcaaatcgaaattctcaaaacacatccgaatgacatgattttgatgtcaactcaacgtatgtactcccaatcatcccgtaaattgatctaaagtgcattttactccggattatccctttaaacaacAGTGAAAAGTGAAGGTTTTTATAAGCTTTAAAATATCTTTAACTTGTCCACAAACAGATGGACTACCGCCTGCTTGTCCACGAAAAGGACCAGGCCATCTTCTCCGAGATCAAGGTGATCGTCCTCGACATCCGTGGATTCTACGTAAGTCTGAGTCTTTACAAAAGTACGAATACCAAcacagaaatggaaaaaaaaaaatacacggTTGGAAGGTAAAATCCTTAAAAACCTGATTTACAGTCTTGTAAATAgtccaaatttaccaaaattgGAGACGTATTTTACATGTTGGAGGATTTTGTTGTCAGTGTTGATGTGTCGGCGGGTAATAACCGAATTACCTAAAGTAAAGGAGTACGAAATGTGTTGAATTTGTGCTTTCTTGTGAAGCTGGTGAATGCTAGTTTAAATGCTAGGAATGGTTTTAGAGTCCTATCAAATGCTAATGAAACTGTAAATAAGTTGTCGCCTCAGCTGTGTTTGCATTGGGAGCCACTTTACTCTCATAAATAAACGTTTTCCACTTTTTTCTCAGGCTGAGCTTTACGACATCATCAACAAGAACCTGGAGAAGGTGACCAACCCAAAAGGAGAGGAGAAGATGTCGATGTACTGAAGCTGCAGAGGAGATGCTCTGAAGGATCCACTGGGACAGATTCTACAATCCTCAGCTGTATTCAACTTTTTTCTGTGCTGTCATGCTGCAACATACGAGTCAAATCAttaatttgtccatttttgcatttacagtccCCAAAAAACCTGAATGAAATGAACTGGATGTTGGTTTTCTCACTGCTGTGTAATGGTAACACTTCAATTTAGTCCTAAGATTTGCACTAAATTTAACTTGGATGgtgaataaagaaagaaaagctccTTTTTCACACCGTGTGAGACTCTCAGATTTATTCGTAACTAAAACTGGATGCATCTTTGATTATCCAACACTCAATTACGTTATTACAAAAATATGTTCCTCCCTCAAAAAAGCACAAGAGGGGACACTGATAAAACAATAATTACAGAATGAACTCAGGAACTTTTAACACGGGAGAGGCGTTTATCCACAACACAAAAACGGAGCATTTACACATCTGGTCCTTCTCCGCCGGGGATGAGCTGCAGAGGAGAAAATGATCCGACATGAATTACTCACAGCTGCGGCAGGGATCAATCAGAACCAAGAAAACCCTCATGATCGTTTCCTACCATGGTGATGTTGTTCCCGTTGAGGAGGATCTGGTCCAGTTTGGTTATCCTTCTTCCCTCTGGTGTGATTTCACTGCAACAAAGGTTAGAAATAAAGACGAGGCAAATCACAGAAGCGGCCAGAGGTTCATTTATCCTTCGTCTTGTTAGTTCCCTGTTACCATCTCttatgttaaaggggaactgcggtattttcaacattaagcctcttttatgagtcgtcggcaatgttttagaacccccctcaccgcttttttgatgtttactgctgtctccggtatttgcctaattttgattcttctcaacctgcttcagaacggcaagtcatgtgcatgtccaaaaaggtccgtaaaagcacaataaacgtccgttttcaaaatcatcagttcaccggagtggttactggtgtgcactggtaatccatatcaaatttcgttgcgaaaagttgcttctgtcgtgttttatttgacattttgtactggatgttcgttgatattactccgccaccgctaagaaaatagtgcgagcatgaacgagctgccaaataaaacacgacagaagcaacttttcgcaacgaaatttgatatggattaccagtgcacaccagtaaccactccggtgagttgatgattttgaaaacggacgtttatggtgcttttacggaccttttaggacatgcatatgacttgccgttctgaagcaggttgagaagaatcaaaattaggcaaataccggagacagcagtaaacatcaaaaaagcggtgaggggggttctaaaacattgcagacgactcagaaaagaggcttaatgttgaaaataccgccgTTCCCCTTTAACGGGTTGGTTTTGACCCGTGTTTTAATTTAGTTGTAAAATACACTAAAAACAATCATCTATCATCCAATTTGTTTTCTCATCTCTTGGTTACCTTGTTAGGCTTCTTTATCCataaaaatattggttttaatatttttggtgtgggcccctgggccttgtttttgtcagtaaacccctcaatttcaataaaaaaaaaaaagtaaaatgaacctcaagagaatcaataaataaaaggttGTTATGTCACCTGACTATTACTGAGGGGATTTAGAACACATCTCTtaaataaattagttttatttattttttctttttaatattatTAACTATAGTAACATCTATGCTGTTACGGGTCGACCCATGTATTTACTTcaagaaaaaggcaaaaaagtctctttttttcagCAATAGAACTTTAgtacaaacacaaaatgaaaagcagtgtgttggctgacagtgaacttgtgatttcagttttggctctaattattgctttataatcttattttttttatatctggGTCGAAACCGACCCTAACAACACAAAGGTCTTAATTTCAACTAGAGCATTTTATAATTTagtgaaaacaatttttttgttttattttgttgaaatagagGTTCCTGACAAAGTCATAAAGCCTTGATGCAATACACAAATTTATATGGGTATGTTAtgcatttaaaacctaaaaacggGTCGGTGCCGACCCTAATACAAGACGAAGGTTAAGAAACGCATCACGAGTACTTACAATTCCGTCACATCCTCCAGCACCATGTCTGAAACTCGGAGTTAAAGGCCAGATTTGGGACAAACAGTGAAATGATGCAGAACTAGCAGGCGTTTTCAATCAAAGGATACTGACAAAGTCGTCAAAGCCCAGCAAGGTGCCGACAATTTCTTTGTCGGTTTTCATGACGATGTGAATTCGAGAGCCAATACATTTATCCACGAGCTCTGTGAGATGAAAGTGGGATTAAACGTGTTGTAACATCAGTTTCTACAGTTTTCACTTCCTTACTTTGAagtgtttttccttttatttgatTGTCTAGTACCTGTGGTCACTGTTTAGGGTCCCTTTTGGAGAGATATGTGCACATATTGGTTAACATACAGCTCAGATATAATCAAACAGTTAGCTTTAGCACGAACCAC includes:
- the lsm5 gene encoding U6 snRNA-associated Sm-like protein LSm5, which codes for MAAPQTTNPSQLLPLELVDKCIGSRIHIVMKTDKEIVGTLLGFDDFVNMVLEDVTEFEITPEGRRITKLDQILLNGNNITMLIPGGEGPDV